AATTCCACCTAAAACAGCTGCACTCATTGGTAAAGGGGAATGACCCCCTAAAACAGCATCGAATTCTGTAGGTTGTTGGCTATCTGGCATAGGAAAAGTTGAATGCATCTATGCTGTTATAGTGCCCTTGTTGATTGCCAAATTCTATTGATACCAAGTTGCAAAGATAATATCTATCATTGCGAGCATAGGGAAGCAATCTCATTAATTCTGATGTACTACAACAGACTGCAACTTTAGTATGATTTTTGCGATCGCTTTCATTTGATATTGAGTAGTAGCAAGGCAACAACCAACTTCTCCAATCTTGGATATTTTTCTTTTACTAAAAAGCATTGGAGTTGGTTATAACAGAACAGCCAGAATTTCTTTGTAAACAAAGCTACTCACTCTATTAAGTTATTCTAGAAAAATTACTTAGAGTATCAGACTAGCAAAGTAGCTGCTCAAGCCAGTCCACCATCATCTTTCCTTTAGAAGGAGCAGTCATATGGGAACGGAAACGACATATCTAGAGCTTTCGGATGGGAAGTCGCACAAGTTCTATGAAGTAACAATCAACGATGTAGAAGTAACGGTACGCTACGGGCGAATAGGAGATGCAGGCAAAACAACTGTCACAGCCTATGATACTCCCCAAAAAGCGCAGGCAGAAGTGACCAAACTCGTTAATTCTAAGCTGAAGAAGGGCTACGAATGCGCAAACAAAGGCGATCGCACTAAGCAACCAATTTCGCGAGGCGATCGCCGCTTGGCTCGGTTAAATCATCTCCGGCGCACTGGCTGGAAACCTTTGATGAAACCTACTCTTGATGCTCCCTTTGCATCTAAATATCTAGGTAAACCTTGGCTGAGTCCTGGTGCAACTCATCCTCATTGTTCTAGCTGTGGAGGTGCGCTAAACTTTCATTTTCAACTTAATCTGCAAGAATTACCTGAAAGCTTGCAAGGCAAATTTGGCACTGGACTATTTCAACTGTTTACCTGTTTGTCTTGCTATAAACAATTTCCTCAAATTGTGGCGCTTCCTGAATCAGCAAATTCAACACCATCAGCACCGGAAATTAGTGCAGAAGATGCCGCAAACCTCAGTCAATGGACACCTTATGTAATTCAAACCAGTGGCATTGATGACTTTTATGGTCGCTATATGCTGCAAATTGTCGGATGGCAACCCTTTGATGACTATCCTTTCTATGAGGAAGCACAGGAAACCTATGGCACAGAATACACTGAATACGAAGAAATGTTGATCTTTCATGTTGATGAGCAGGATTGTGAATACTACGAGGAAGACGACCCCGACAGACCTACAGCAATAGATGTTCAACTAGCTTGGCATCGAACAGCAGATAAGCTTTCGGGGTGGGGCTACTGGGGACAATCTGTAGAGCATCAGTATTGTCAAATCTGCGGTCAACCTATGCAACTCTTCTACCAACTCGGTGAGGGTATTGAATACGAAGGCTATCTTGGATTGCAATATGAGACTGATAATGTCTGGTTGCTGTTTCAATGTGCCGAACACAAAGAACAATTTAACTGCTATTGCAGTGCGTTTTAGTCATTGGGGATTTGTCAAGAACGCAACCTTACTTATTAAAATACCTATGCATTTAAGTGTAATCATTACATTACTGCTGCTGTTCTTGGGGCCATCTCTATGGATTGGCTATCAGGCATTTATGAGATTTGGCTGGACGTGGATGTTGCTATTGTTACCGATCGCCTGGGTAGTTGGGTTGTTCCTTGGGGCGATCGTGGCAATGTTCGTTACGGGAATACTCGAATGGATAAGTAATTTCAACCAGCCACCTGCTGAATCTGGTTCAATGGGTGGGATAGCATGGCTGGGTATATGGGTGTTTGTAGCATTGATAACTAGCCCCTTCTTTGCCACTATCTCTACCTGGCTCACTGCAAATGTCTTATTGCCTGCTTTTAGGAGATAGTATGTCAGAAAAAGAACTCATTATCTCTCAAACTGAATCTCAGTGGCGGAATATCAGCAACACGCCCCTAAATTTAGGGCAAGCAACAATCGCAATTCAAGCATTGTATAAATTTGCCGGATTGACGCAACCAGAAGTCCAGTTTTTTGAGAGTCCAGCAGCGGCAAGAAAGCAGATTGAGCAAGAAAGTATGCAGTCTGACTGTATGTTAGCTGAGTTATGGGAAGTTTTACGCGAAGATTTGTGGCGCTCCCTCTCTCGTAGCATAGGAACATTACAAACAGAATTAACCCAACGCATCAAAAATCCTTTGTCTGAGCTATGGGAACGTTCTTTTCAAAGGATTATGTTGAATGGATTAACGGAGGTTTTAGGAGATTTTTTAGCAGATTGTTTATTACCAGAATGGGGCATTTCCTGGGCAGCTGTGTTTGCCGCAGCACATCGGCTAGGAGTTCCACTCGAACAAGACAAATACAATCTGTTTTGCAACTATATGCAACAGGTTGGTTGGATGTTTCCTTATGAAGGAGTGGCGATCGCAATTTTGCGTCCTCAAATTTGCTGGAACAGTGCAGGCGAAATTCATGGAGAAGGAATTCCGGCAATTGAGTTTCCTGACGGCTTTGGTGTCTATGCCTATCGAGGAATTAATCTGCCAGAAAAGTATGGTAAGCTTCACCCAACAAATTGGCGCGCTGAGTGGCTACTGGAACAACGGAATGCTGAATTGCGGCGCGTCTTGATTCAAGGCATTGGCTATGAACGCATTTGTCAAGAATTGCAAGCCAAGGAATGCGATCGCTGGCAGGAGTATACTTTACTACAAATTGAGTCTGAGGTTGACGTTGAACCAATACATTTACTGAAAATGACTTGTCCCAGTACAGGCTTTATTCATGTGTTGCGAGTTCCACCAGATATCAGTTCTGCCCGTGAAGCGATTCGCTGGGTAAATTGGGGAATCGATCCGGCTGATTTTGCTATTCAAAGCTGATATTTATGCTGGTGCGATCGCCAATTTTTCATTCAGATTCATCACTATGATGCTACTGCAAAGTCTGTATACTGTCGCATTTTAGGCTCATGGAATGCTAACACAATGTCTTCTTTAGGAACACCCACACGAACTAAATCATTTGCAATACCATCTTCAGTCCAATCTTCCTCAATCCAGAATTTGCCATCCCGAATCCGAACGTAGACAGTCATACCAGTAATGCGATCGCTGTTCTGCCAACCAAGGTTCATCCAGATATAATGACCTTTTGACTCATCCACAATCAAAAATGTCTCAATGTCTCGGTTGGGACTGCGGTTGCATAATTCTACATATTCTGTGAGGATACGGTGGATTAGCTTGGGATACTCGGTTAATTTATCCATTGCCTAATCTACTCTGCTTCTATGTCTACAATAATCAGTGGACGTTGATTTTGAAAGATTAGATTTAACGACAAACCAAGTTAATTCTTGCTTAGAAGAAATACATTAATAAATGTATGGAAATAAACGTTTGGTTTCCTGGCAATAAAATTGGTACTCTTCACCAAACTTTTCTTCGAGCATTTTCTCCTCAATTTCAATTCGATTGCCAAACCAAATAAGGCACACTACCAATAGCAAACTCAAACCCCATAGACTTTGCAGCATTAAACAAAATCCCATAAATAACAGAATATAACTTGTATAGATGG
The genomic region above belongs to Calothrix sp. NIES-2098 and contains:
- a CDS encoding WGR domain-containing protein, which produces MGTETTYLELSDGKSHKFYEVTINDVEVTVRYGRIGDAGKTTVTAYDTPQKAQAEVTKLVNSKLKKGYECANKGDRTKQPISRGDRRLARLNHLRRTGWKPLMKPTLDAPFASKYLGKPWLSPGATHPHCSSCGGALNFHFQLNLQELPESLQGKFGTGLFQLFTCLSCYKQFPQIVALPESANSTPSAPEISAEDAANLSQWTPYVIQTSGIDDFYGRYMLQIVGWQPFDDYPFYEEAQETYGTEYTEYEEMLIFHVDEQDCEYYEEDDPDRPTAIDVQLAWHRTADKLSGWGYWGQSVEHQYCQICGQPMQLFYQLGEGIEYEGYLGLQYETDNVWLLFQCAEHKEQFNCYCSAF
- a CDS encoding XisI protein-like protein translates to MDKLTEYPKLIHRILTEYVELCNRSPNRDIETFLIVDESKGHYIWMNLGWQNSDRITGMTVYVRIRDGKFWIEEDWTEDGIANDLVRVGVPKEDIVLAFHEPKMRQYTDFAVAS